One Amorphoplanes digitatis genomic window carries:
- a CDS encoding DUF6284 family protein, with product MRKFHRITDGPSAAELAEIEAEWPLIAAELDLLDAEINLINAADHGGPTALDWRRKRRAEAKVTRVAAELAAPPTLRKAVA from the coding sequence GTGAGGAAGTTTCACCGCATCACCGACGGACCGTCGGCTGCCGAGCTGGCCGAGATCGAGGCCGAGTGGCCGCTGATCGCCGCCGAGCTGGACCTGTTGGACGCCGAGATCAACCTCATCAACGCCGCCGACCATGGCGGCCCGACCGCGCTGGATTGGCGCCGCAAGCGCCGGGCGGAGGCCAAGGTCACCCGCGTGGCAGCCGAGCTGGCCGCGCCTCCCACCCTGCGGAAGGCGGTCGCATGA
- a CDS encoding DUF2637 domain-containing protein, whose product MMTSDLNRLKRLGWAIRAVFALGIAASLAGNVLHAENNAISQAIAAWSPLSLLLAVELISRVPVSRGASAVARLAATAVIAGIAAWVSYWHMAGVAAHYGESGASPYLIPFSVDGLIVIASVSLVEIGGRIRRIQGPAKPAAPAVTAPVVTPPPAQVVEPAPAAPVKKAPVKRVRPRPASAVKVAKVAANNRGASVAQIAEKAGVSESTARRHLAALRATNASPSAPEPAQTPALTAA is encoded by the coding sequence ATGATGACCTCCGACCTCAATCGGCTCAAGCGGCTCGGATGGGCGATCCGCGCCGTGTTCGCCCTCGGGATCGCCGCGTCGCTGGCAGGGAACGTGCTGCACGCCGAGAACAACGCGATCAGTCAGGCGATCGCCGCGTGGTCGCCGCTGTCACTGCTGCTGGCCGTCGAGCTGATCTCTCGGGTCCCCGTGAGCCGAGGCGCCAGCGCGGTCGCCAGACTCGCTGCAACCGCGGTCATCGCGGGCATCGCGGCATGGGTTTCGTACTGGCACATGGCGGGAGTCGCTGCCCACTACGGCGAGTCGGGCGCATCGCCGTACCTGATCCCGTTCAGCGTGGACGGCCTGATCGTGATCGCCTCAGTTTCGCTGGTGGAGATCGGCGGTCGGATCCGCCGCATCCAGGGGCCGGCCAAGCCTGCCGCCCCGGCCGTGACGGCCCCGGTCGTCACGCCGCCACCCGCCCAGGTCGTCGAACCTGCCCCGGCTGCGCCGGTCAAGAAGGCGCCCGTCAAGCGCGTCAGGCCACGTCCCGCATCGGCCGTCAAGGTTGCCAAGGTCGCCGCGAACAACCGGGGCGCGAGCGTCGCCCAGATCGCCGAGAAGGCCGGCGTCTCGGAGTCGACCGCGCGGCGTCACCTCGCCGCGCTGCGCGCCACCAACGCGTCACCATCCGCCCCCGAGCCTGCGCAAACCCCGGCCCTTACCGCTGCCTGA
- a CDS encoding cell division protein FtsK: MVPQNPPPDDNNFDWTAAEADVQNVVDLDAARTRRNGEPGDTHFEVTLDEAPAPAGMPVEPPPSGAARRVPIVPVGWSTWPNIKHSIRQTLAVFAYRCGFHALRSPWYAILAAFWALVGVFRLAGRQIKWWWVTEQYSLRQAAADANDPAMWLKLHREAKGTRMWRFIVLSAELLTVVIGGPILWATAPWWVLALVVTAVVAFLAHVGRPDDRPIITPATVAGRFRRVNPDIILRAYYAAGLGHPDKPHQQIGFGSTMARDPSGTGSQVSIDLPYGKTFDEAVKARGAIASGLDVAISQVFISRDVSSHRRHTLWVADRDPLSAGAGRTPLLRCKPTDVWQPAPFGLDERGNKVFVDLLWNSILIGAQPRQGKTFAARLLALYAALDPYVKLTVLDGGGKPDWRKFALVADRCAFGLAMTRDGDPAEIVLEALREIKADVQDRYERLSKLPVDVCPEGKLTREIARNPKYKMPVRLVFLDEFQEYFDLGDISKEIASLLVYLVKVAPAAGVGFVDATQRPSGIGSGQVAQQFVSFRDNHQVRFSLRTGSWQVSDLVLGSGAYSEGHDSSTLLPSYKGVGILRGASDATPTVRTYLADADDAEKILIAARALREAAGTLTGMAAGEDVTRIARDVLADVRSVIERSETGAQWEEIASRLAERLPEAYADTTAESISAQVRAFGVRSVDVKRNGKALKGAKTDDIDAAIGRRKAA, from the coding sequence ATGGTCCCGCAGAACCCGCCCCCTGACGACAACAACTTTGATTGGACCGCCGCCGAGGCCGACGTCCAGAATGTCGTTGACCTGGACGCGGCCCGTACCCGCCGCAACGGCGAGCCCGGAGATACCCACTTTGAGGTGACCCTGGACGAAGCGCCGGCCCCGGCCGGGATGCCAGTCGAGCCGCCGCCGTCCGGTGCGGCCCGGCGGGTGCCGATCGTGCCGGTCGGCTGGTCGACGTGGCCGAACATCAAACACAGCATCCGCCAGACCCTCGCCGTGTTCGCCTACCGATGCGGCTTCCACGCGCTCCGATCGCCGTGGTACGCGATCCTCGCCGCGTTCTGGGCTCTCGTCGGCGTGTTCCGGCTCGCCGGCCGGCAGATCAAGTGGTGGTGGGTTACCGAGCAGTACTCACTACGGCAGGCCGCCGCCGACGCCAACGACCCCGCGATGTGGCTCAAGCTGCACCGCGAGGCCAAGGGCACCCGGATGTGGCGGTTCATCGTCCTGTCGGCAGAGCTGCTCACGGTCGTGATCGGCGGGCCGATCCTGTGGGCGACCGCCCCATGGTGGGTGCTCGCCCTGGTCGTCACGGCCGTGGTGGCGTTTCTGGCGCACGTCGGCCGCCCCGACGATCGGCCGATCATCACCCCGGCCACGGTGGCGGGCCGGTTCCGGCGGGTCAACCCGGACATCATCCTCCGCGCCTACTACGCGGCCGGTCTCGGGCATCCGGACAAGCCGCACCAGCAAATCGGCTTCGGCTCGACCATGGCGCGGGACCCTTCGGGTACGGGGTCGCAGGTGTCGATCGATCTGCCGTACGGCAAGACGTTCGACGAGGCCGTAAAGGCCCGCGGTGCGATCGCGTCCGGCCTGGACGTCGCGATCTCGCAGGTGTTCATCAGCCGGGACGTCAGTTCGCACCGCAGGCACACGCTGTGGGTCGCCGATCGGGACCCGCTGTCGGCAGGCGCCGGCCGTACGCCGTTGCTGCGGTGCAAGCCCACCGACGTGTGGCAGCCTGCCCCGTTTGGCCTGGACGAACGCGGCAACAAGGTCTTCGTTGACCTGCTGTGGAACTCGATCCTGATCGGTGCGCAGCCCCGGCAGGGCAAGACGTTCGCGGCCCGACTCCTCGCCCTGTACGCCGCACTTGACCCGTACGTGAAGCTCACCGTGCTCGACGGTGGCGGCAAGCCCGACTGGCGTAAGTTCGCCCTGGTCGCGGACCGGTGCGCGTTCGGCCTGGCGATGACCCGCGACGGCGACCCGGCAGAGATCGTCCTGGAGGCGTTGCGGGAGATCAAGGCCGACGTGCAGGACCGCTACGAGCGACTCTCCAAACTGCCAGTGGACGTCTGCCCGGAAGGCAAACTCACCCGCGAGATCGCCCGGAACCCGAAGTACAAGATGCCGGTCCGGCTGGTATTCCTGGACGAGTTCCAGGAGTACTTCGACCTCGGCGACATCAGCAAGGAGATCGCCTCTTTGCTGGTGTACCTGGTCAAGGTCGCCCCGGCGGCCGGGGTCGGGTTCGTCGACGCCACCCAGCGGCCGAGCGGGATCGGTTCGGGGCAGGTCGCCCAGCAGTTCGTATCCTTCCGCGACAACCACCAGGTCCGCTTCTCCCTGCGCACGGGGTCGTGGCAAGTGTCCGACCTGGTGCTCGGTTCGGGGGCGTACTCCGAGGGACACGACAGCTCGACGCTGCTACCCAGCTACAAGGGCGTGGGCATCCTGCGCGGCGCGTCGGATGCCACCCCGACCGTGCGCACGTACCTCGCTGACGCCGACGACGCCGAGAAGATCCTGATCGCCGCCCGCGCCCTGCGGGAAGCCGCGGGGACCCTCACGGGCATGGCGGCTGGGGAAGACGTCACCCGGATCGCCCGGGACGTGCTCGCCGATGTCCGCAGCGTGATCGAGCGCAGCGAGACCGGCGCGCAGTGGGAGGAGATCGCCTCCCGGCTCGCCGAGCGGCTCCCCGAGGCGTACGCGGACACCACGGCCGAGTCGATCTCGGCTCAGGTCCGGGCGTTCGGTGTACGCAGCGTTGATGTCAAGCGGAACGGCAAGGCCCTCAAGGGTGCCAAGACCGACGACATCGACGCCGCAATCGGCCGACGCAAGGCCGCCTGA
- a CDS encoding YfjI family protein yields MVTQAGYDLAAEQAVIGAALLAPDLMADLAATLAPGDFGRPAHGVLWEAMCAMHAAGTPTDPITVTAHLAEAGALGRVGGAPYLHTLTAEVPSAANAQHYAGIVADLANRRKVADLGTQLAALAASGADAAEVVATGRALLDDADVPGGWSPLIPLGRGRHLPPFPAELLPGWLAEQAFAVAEFTQTPVDLAGSIALACLSTAAGGRAEVEVRGSWREPTNLYTVVVLPPGSRKSAVFAAMVAPILAAEKTLIERAAPAIIEAELMAKVAGKAAEKTALAAANADPSGRDTLIAEATAAAMNAEAITVPVKPVLVADDVTSETATSWLAAQGGRLAVLSPEGGIFATIAGRYSGTPNLEVFLKGHAGDMLRVGRQSRDTEHIDRPALTMGLAVQPEILRDIAGMPGFRGLGLLARILFALPENTVGRRKIGADSIPTQVSADYLTNLHALVLTLAEWTDPAVLVLTPDANNLVLDIERAVEPRLAPGGAWAHIVDWGSKYTGAVVRIAGLIHLAENLRDGWGQPVSADTLERAAMIGEYYAAHALAAFDDMGADQSTRNARQVLAWIERTASTAFTRRELFRAVHSSQFKTMADLDPVLAVLEAHGYLRQLDPPAPKRAGGRPPSPSYLVHPDVHRPVATVHALDAARRSA; encoded by the coding sequence CTGGTGACCCAAGCCGGGTACGACCTGGCCGCCGAGCAGGCCGTCATAGGTGCCGCCCTGCTCGCCCCCGACCTGATGGCCGACCTCGCCGCCACGCTGGCGCCCGGCGACTTCGGCCGCCCGGCGCACGGCGTGCTGTGGGAGGCCATGTGCGCCATGCACGCCGCTGGCACCCCCACCGATCCGATCACCGTCACCGCCCACCTGGCCGAGGCCGGCGCCCTCGGCCGAGTGGGCGGGGCACCGTACCTGCACACCCTCACCGCCGAGGTTCCGTCTGCCGCCAACGCCCAGCACTACGCGGGCATCGTCGCCGACCTGGCGAACCGGAGGAAGGTCGCCGACCTCGGCACCCAGCTCGCCGCCCTCGCTGCCTCGGGTGCCGACGCGGCCGAGGTGGTGGCGACCGGCCGGGCGCTGCTCGACGATGCCGACGTGCCGGGTGGGTGGTCACCGCTGATCCCGCTCGGTCGTGGCCGGCACCTTCCGCCGTTCCCGGCCGAACTGCTGCCCGGCTGGCTCGCGGAGCAGGCGTTCGCGGTGGCTGAATTCACCCAGACACCGGTCGACCTGGCCGGGAGTATCGCCCTGGCGTGCCTGTCCACCGCTGCCGGAGGCCGGGCCGAGGTGGAGGTACGCGGCTCATGGCGTGAACCCACCAACCTCTACACCGTCGTGGTCCTGCCGCCCGGCTCGCGGAAGTCCGCGGTGTTCGCCGCGATGGTCGCGCCGATCCTCGCCGCCGAGAAGACCCTGATCGAGCGGGCCGCGCCCGCGATCATCGAAGCCGAACTGATGGCCAAGGTCGCTGGGAAAGCGGCCGAGAAGACGGCTCTCGCCGCCGCGAACGCTGACCCGTCGGGGCGGGACACGCTGATCGCTGAGGCGACCGCCGCCGCGATGAACGCCGAAGCGATCACGGTGCCGGTCAAACCGGTCCTGGTCGCTGACGACGTGACCAGCGAGACCGCCACGTCGTGGCTTGCCGCGCAGGGCGGCCGGTTGGCGGTGCTGTCGCCGGAGGGCGGGATCTTCGCCACCATCGCCGGCCGATACTCGGGCACGCCGAACCTGGAAGTGTTCCTGAAGGGCCACGCCGGAGACATGCTCCGGGTCGGGCGCCAGTCCCGCGACACCGAACACATCGACAGACCCGCGCTGACCATGGGCCTTGCGGTGCAGCCGGAGATCCTGCGCGACATCGCCGGCATGCCCGGCTTCCGCGGGCTGGGCCTGCTCGCCCGGATCCTGTTCGCCCTACCGGAGAACACCGTCGGCCGCCGCAAAATCGGCGCCGACTCGATTCCCACTCAGGTCTCGGCGGACTACCTGACCAACCTGCACGCCCTGGTCCTCACCCTCGCCGAGTGGACCGACCCGGCCGTGCTGGTCCTCACCCCCGACGCCAACAACCTCGTGCTCGATATCGAACGCGCGGTAGAGCCCCGGCTCGCGCCGGGCGGGGCGTGGGCGCACATCGTGGACTGGGGATCGAAGTACACCGGCGCCGTCGTCCGGATCGCTGGCCTGATCCATCTCGCCGAGAACCTGCGCGACGGATGGGGACAACCGGTCAGCGCCGACACGCTCGAACGGGCGGCGATGATCGGTGAGTACTACGCCGCGCACGCCCTGGCCGCGTTCGACGACATGGGCGCCGACCAGAGCACCCGCAACGCCCGGCAGGTGCTCGCCTGGATCGAACGCACCGCCTCGACCGCATTCACCCGGCGGGAACTGTTCCGGGCCGTGCATTCCAGCCAGTTCAAGACGATGGCCGACCTCGATCCCGTGCTTGCCGTCCTGGAAGCCCACGGCTACCTGCGTCAGCTTGACCCGCCGGCACCGAAACGAGCCGGCGGACGGCCGCCGTCCCCGAGCTACCTCGTGCACCCCGACGTTCACCGGCCCGTCGCGACCGTGCACGCCCTCGACGCTGCCCGGCGGTCCGCGTGA
- a CDS encoding helix-turn-helix domain-containing protein — protein METQSQDFVYTVAEAARQLKIGRTAMYELVMSGQVRSVTIGRSRRVPAKCIAEYLTQLLEQPADVPAAA, from the coding sequence GTGGAAACCCAGAGCCAGGACTTCGTTTACACCGTCGCCGAGGCTGCCCGGCAACTCAAGATCGGCCGCACCGCCATGTACGAACTGGTCATGAGCGGACAAGTCCGCTCGGTCACGATCGGCCGATCCCGCCGTGTTCCAGCCAAGTGCATTGCCGAGTACCTGACGCAATTGCTGGAACAGCCCGCAGACGTTCCGGCCGCCGCCTGA
- a CDS encoding tyrosine-type recombinase/integrase: MPRKANGESTIYLGKDGKWHGRVTMGIRDDGSPDRRHVERKTENEVSRAVRKLERERDSGNVRKAGQKWTVAKWLTHWVETIAAPSVRYNTMVGYRAAVYKHLIPGLGAHRLDRLEPEHLERLYARMMREGAAAGTAHQTHRTVKTALNQALRRGHISRNVASLAKAPRLDDHDIDPFTVDEAQRLLAVAATQRNGVRFALALALGLRKGEALGLRWNRVDLDKGVLRTPKQLQRQKWQHGCADPAACGERLHKRQSCRQPCNRHGRTCPPPCEPDCVRHAMKCPKRHGGGLVEVDVKSRAGKRAVGIPAPLLKALREHRAAQEKEREAAGPLWERGDWVFTQPSGRPIDRGADQRAWKALLQAAGVRDARLHDARHTAATMLLVLGVPTRAVMEVMGWSQMSMTTRYQHVTAELVAGIAQQVEGLLWRPKEGLATDN, encoded by the coding sequence ATGCCTCGGAAGGCTAACGGCGAATCGACGATCTATCTCGGCAAAGACGGGAAATGGCACGGCCGCGTCACGATGGGCATCAGGGATGATGGCAGCCCCGATCGACGGCACGTCGAGCGAAAGACCGAGAATGAGGTCAGCCGGGCCGTCAGAAAGCTGGAACGGGAACGTGACTCCGGCAATGTTCGGAAGGCCGGACAAAAGTGGACCGTTGCGAAGTGGCTTACACATTGGGTGGAGACCATCGCCGCTCCGTCGGTTCGATACAACACGATGGTGGGTTACCGCGCCGCCGTGTACAAGCATCTGATTCCCGGCCTCGGCGCACATCGCTTGGACCGGCTGGAACCGGAACACTTGGAACGCCTGTACGCGCGCATGATGCGCGAGGGTGCCGCCGCAGGGACAGCGCATCAGACACACCGCACTGTCAAGACGGCGCTCAATCAGGCTTTGCGGCGCGGGCACATCTCGCGCAACGTCGCCAGCCTGGCGAAAGCGCCCCGGCTGGACGATCACGATATTGACCCGTTCACGGTAGATGAGGCTCAACGTCTCTTGGCGGTGGCCGCGACTCAGCGAAACGGCGTCCGGTTCGCGCTGGCCCTCGCTCTCGGGCTGCGGAAAGGGGAAGCACTCGGGTTGCGGTGGAACCGGGTCGACCTCGATAAGGGGGTGCTTCGCACTCCGAAGCAACTACAGCGGCAGAAGTGGCAGCACGGTTGCGCCGATCCGGCGGCGTGCGGCGAAAGGCTTCACAAGAGGCAATCCTGTAGGCAGCCGTGTAATCGGCACGGAAGGACCTGCCCACCGCCCTGTGAGCCGGACTGCGTGCGGCACGCCATGAAGTGCCCGAAGCGGCATGGTGGCGGCCTGGTCGAGGTTGACGTGAAGTCACGGGCCGGCAAGCGAGCGGTCGGCATTCCGGCGCCGTTGCTCAAGGCACTCCGCGAACATCGGGCCGCGCAGGAGAAGGAGCGGGAGGCAGCCGGCCCACTGTGGGAGAGGGGCGACTGGGTCTTCACCCAGCCGAGTGGCCGTCCGATCGATCGCGGAGCAGACCAACGCGCATGGAAGGCCCTGTTGCAAGCAGCCGGGGTCCGAGACGCCCGGCTGCATGACGCCAGGCACACGGCCGCCACGATGCTGCTCGTCCTGGGCGTTCCGACGCGGGCCGTCATGGAGGTCATGGGTTGGTCGCAGATGTCGATGACGACCCGCTACCAGCACGTCACCGCCGAGCTGGTCGCCGGCATCGCGCAACAGGTTGAGGGCCTGCTGTGGAGGCCCAAGGAAGGCCTCGCGACGGACAACTGA
- a CDS encoding peroxiredoxin has translation MSINVGAQAPDFTLKDQNNQEVSLADFKGRKAVLLVFYPLAFTGTCQGELAEIRDNLPEYANEHVQVLTVSVDSVYSHKVWADREGYEFPLLADFWPHGEVARAYGVFHAQAGFANRGTFVIDKEGVVRYAHMQGPGEARDQKPWRETLSEIIS, from the coding sequence GTGTCGATCAATGTGGGTGCCCAGGCACCGGACTTCACCCTGAAGGACCAGAACAACCAGGAGGTCAGCCTCGCTGACTTCAAGGGCCGCAAGGCGGTGCTGCTGGTCTTCTACCCGCTGGCCTTCACCGGCACCTGCCAGGGCGAGCTGGCCGAGATCCGCGACAACCTCCCCGAGTACGCGAACGAGCACGTCCAGGTGCTGACGGTGAGCGTCGACTCGGTGTACAGCCACAAGGTCTGGGCCGACCGCGAGGGCTACGAGTTCCCCCTGCTGGCGGACTTCTGGCCGCACGGGGAGGTGGCGCGGGCGTACGGGGTCTTCCACGCCCAGGCGGGCTTCGCCAACCGCGGAACCTTCGTGATCGACAAGGAGGGCGTGGTCCGCTACGCCCACATGCAGGGCCCCGGCGAGGCCCGCGACCAGAAACCCTGGCGCGAGACCCTGTCAGAGATCATCTCCTGA
- a CDS encoding DUF3052 domain-containing protein, giving the protein MSATAGQADGVRSPADRFGIEPGMVVMEMGYDDDVDEDLRDALAERCGELVDEDTDEVVDAVLLWYRDGDGDLFELLTDALGPLADSGVVWLLTPKAGRDGHVEPSEVSESAPTAGLQQTSTVNAGQDWTAARLVSPRGAKKK; this is encoded by the coding sequence GTGAGCGCGACCGCTGGTCAGGCCGATGGCGTACGTAGCCCGGCGGACCGGTTCGGGATCGAACCGGGCATGGTGGTCATGGAGATGGGCTACGACGACGATGTCGACGAAGACCTCCGTGACGCCCTGGCCGAACGTTGTGGCGAGTTGGTCGACGAGGACACCGACGAGGTGGTCGACGCGGTACTGCTCTGGTACCGAGACGGCGACGGTGACCTTTTCGAGCTGCTCACCGATGCTTTGGGGCCCCTGGCCGACAGCGGAGTGGTGTGGCTGCTGACCCCGAAGGCCGGCCGCGATGGCCACGTCGAGCCGAGTGAAGTCAGCGAGTCCGCGCCGACCGCCGGCCTTCAGCAGACCTCCACGGTGAACGCGGGCCAGGACTGGACGGCCGCCAGGCTGGTCTCACCCCGCGGCGCCAAGAAGAAGTAG
- a CDS encoding YjbQ family protein, producing MDTTVITVRTGDRPAVLDITGEAEQFVSGRGDGLLHVFVPHATAGIAIIETGAGSDEDLLTAVNDLLPAEDRWRHRHGSRGHGRDHVLPAWIAPYASLPVIGGRIALGTWQSICLVDPNGDNPQRQIRFSFLAG from the coding sequence ATGGACACCACCGTGATCACCGTGCGGACCGGGGACCGGCCCGCCGTCCTGGACATCACGGGCGAGGCCGAGCAGTTCGTCAGCGGGCGCGGTGACGGCCTCCTGCACGTCTTCGTGCCGCACGCCACCGCCGGGATCGCCATCATCGAGACCGGTGCCGGATCGGACGAGGACCTGCTGACCGCCGTCAACGATCTGCTGCCGGCCGAGGACCGGTGGCGGCACCGGCACGGGTCGCGCGGGCATGGCCGCGATCACGTGCTGCCCGCCTGGATCGCGCCGTACGCCTCACTCCCGGTCATCGGCGGGCGCATCGCGCTCGGCACCTGGCAGTCGATCTGTCTCGTCGATCCCAACGGCGACAATCCGCAGCGACAGATCCGCTTCAGCTTCCTCGCGGGCTGA
- the aceE gene encoding pyruvate dehydrogenase (acetyl-transferring), homodimeric type yields the protein MATERKRPVISDGLPSQLPDIDPEETSEWVESLDGVIDDGGAKRARYVMLRLLERARERQVGVPPLTSTDYINTISPEREPWFPGDEFVERRIRAFIRWNAAMLVHRAQRPEIGVGGHISTYASSASLYEVGMNHFFRGKDHPGGGDHIFFQGHASPGMYARAYLEGRLSEHDLDGFRQELSHPGGGLPSYPHPRLMSNFWEFPTVSMGLGPLNAIYQARYNRYLHNRGIKDTSDQHVWAFLGDGEMDEVESLGAIGLAAREELDNLTFVINCNLQRLDGPVRGNGKVIQELEAFFRGAGWNVIKVVWGREWDPLLAADSDGALVNLMNVTPDGDYQTYKGESGAYVRENFFGRDPRARKLVEGMTDDQIWNLKRGGHDYKKLYAAYKAATEHTGQPTVILAKTIKGWTLGSHFEARNATHQMKKLTLDDLKQFRDRLYLDIPDSKLEENPYLPPYFHPGEKSDELQYMLERRKELGGFVPTRRTKHKSLAIPDSKTFGDVKRGSGKQKVATTMAFVRLLKDLMRDKEFGSRWVPIIPDEARTFGMDSLFPTKKIYSPHGQTYTSVDRELFLSYKEATNGQILHEGINEAGSTASFIAAGTSYATHDEPMIPLYIFYSMFGFQRTADELWAAADQMTRGFLLGATAGRTTLNGEGLQHEDGHSLLIAATNPAVVAYDPAFAFEIAHIVENGLHRMYGEQQENVFYYLTIYNEPILQPAEPAEVDVEGLLKGIYRYSPAPEATGPKAQLLASGTGVQWALKAQQLLAQDWGVAADVWSVTSWTELRRDAMATEEHNLLNPGDQPRRPYIQTKLEGTEGPVVAVSDWMRAVPDLISRWVPNDYTSLGTDGFGMSDTRHALRRHFHVDAESITVATLRQLALRGKVPMHVPVEAAKKYAIDDVTAAPVGETGGDS from the coding sequence GTGGCCACGGAACGCAAGCGCCCGGTGATCAGCGACGGCCTGCCGAGCCAGCTTCCGGACATCGACCCCGAGGAAACCAGCGAGTGGGTCGAGTCGCTCGACGGAGTCATCGACGACGGCGGCGCCAAGCGCGCACGCTACGTGATGTTGCGACTGCTCGAACGGGCCCGGGAGCGACAGGTGGGTGTCCCGCCCCTGACGTCGACGGACTACATAAACACGATCTCGCCCGAGCGCGAGCCCTGGTTCCCCGGTGACGAGTTCGTCGAGCGGCGCATCCGTGCCTTCATCCGGTGGAACGCCGCGATGCTGGTGCACCGCGCGCAGCGGCCCGAGATCGGCGTCGGCGGCCACATCTCCACCTACGCGTCGTCCGCCAGCCTCTACGAGGTCGGCATGAACCACTTCTTCCGCGGCAAGGACCACCCCGGCGGCGGCGACCACATCTTCTTCCAGGGCCACGCCTCGCCGGGCATGTACGCCCGGGCGTACCTCGAGGGCCGGCTCAGCGAGCACGACCTGGACGGCTTCCGCCAGGAGTTGTCGCACCCGGGCGGCGGCCTGCCGTCCTACCCGCACCCGCGCCTGATGAGCAACTTCTGGGAGTTCCCGACGGTCAGCATGGGCCTCGGCCCGCTGAACGCGATCTACCAGGCCCGCTACAACCGCTACCTGCACAACCGCGGCATCAAGGACACCAGCGACCAGCACGTCTGGGCCTTCCTCGGCGACGGCGAGATGGACGAGGTCGAGTCGCTCGGCGCGATCGGCCTGGCCGCCCGCGAGGAGCTCGACAACCTGACCTTCGTCATCAACTGCAACCTCCAGCGCCTCGACGGGCCGGTGCGCGGCAACGGCAAGGTCATCCAGGAGCTGGAGGCGTTCTTCCGCGGCGCCGGCTGGAACGTCATCAAGGTCGTCTGGGGCCGCGAGTGGGACCCGCTGCTCGCCGCCGACAGCGACGGCGCCCTGGTCAACCTGATGAACGTCACGCCCGACGGCGACTATCAGACATACAAGGGCGAATCGGGCGCGTACGTACGGGAGAACTTCTTCGGCCGGGACCCGCGCGCCCGCAAGCTGGTCGAGGGCATGACCGACGACCAGATCTGGAACCTCAAGCGCGGCGGCCACGACTACAAGAAGCTGTACGCGGCCTACAAGGCGGCCACCGAGCACACCGGCCAGCCCACCGTGATCCTCGCCAAGACGATCAAGGGCTGGACCCTCGGCTCGCACTTCGAGGCCCGCAACGCCACGCACCAGATGAAGAAGCTGACCCTGGACGACCTCAAGCAGTTCCGGGACCGGCTCTACCTGGACATCCCGGACTCCAAGCTCGAGGAGAACCCGTACCTGCCGCCGTACTTCCACCCCGGTGAGAAGTCCGACGAGCTGCAGTACATGCTGGAGCGCCGCAAGGAGCTCGGCGGCTTCGTGCCGACCCGGCGCACCAAGCACAAGTCGCTGGCGATCCCGGACTCGAAGACCTTCGGCGACGTCAAGCGCGGCTCGGGCAAGCAGAAGGTCGCCACCACGATGGCCTTCGTCCGCCTGCTCAAGGACCTGATGCGCGACAAGGAGTTCGGCTCCCGCTGGGTGCCGATCATCCCGGACGAGGCGCGCACGTTCGGCATGGACTCGCTCTTCCCGACGAAGAAGATCTACTCACCGCACGGCCAGACGTACACGTCGGTCGACCGGGAGCTCTTCCTCTCCTACAAGGAAGCGACGAACGGCCAGATCCTGCACGAGGGCATCAACGAGGCCGGCTCGACCGCCAGCTTCATCGCGGCCGGCACCTCGTACGCGACGCACGACGAGCCGATGATCCCGCTCTACATCTTCTACTCGATGTTCGGCTTCCAGCGCACCGCCGACGAGCTGTGGGCGGCCGCGGACCAGATGACCCGTGGCTTCCTGCTCGGCGCGACCGCCGGGCGGACCACGCTCAACGGCGAGGGCCTTCAGCACGAGGACGGGCACTCGCTGCTGATCGCGGCGACGAACCCGGCCGTGGTCGCCTACGACCCGGCGTTCGCGTTCGAGATCGCGCACATCGTCGAGAACGGCCTGCACCGGATGTACGGCGAGCAGCAGGAGAACGTCTTCTACTACCTGACGATCTACAACGAGCCGATCCTCCAGCCGGCCGAGCCGGCCGAGGTCGACGTCGAGGGCCTGCTCAAGGGCATCTACCGATACTCGCCGGCGCCCGAGGCGACCGGCCCGAAGGCGCAGCTCCTCGCCTCCGGCACGGGCGTGCAGTGGGCGCTCAAGGCGCAGCAGCTGCTGGCGCAGGACTGGGGCGTCGCCGCGGACGTGTGGTCGGTGACGTCCTGGACGGAGCTGCGCCGCGACGCCATGGCGACCGAGGAGCACAACCTGCTCAACCCGGGCGACCAGCCGCGCAGGCCGTACATCCAGACCAAGCTCGAGGGCACCGAGGGCCCGGTCGTCGCGGTCAGCGACTGGATGCGGGCCGTGCCCGACCTGATCAGCCGCTGGGTGCCGAACGACTACACGTCGCTGGGCACGGACGGCTTCGGCATGAGCGACACCCGGCACGCGCTGCGCCGCCACTTCCACGTCGACGCGGAGTCGATCACGGTGGCGACGCTGCGCCAGCTGGCGCTGCGCGGCAAGGTGCCGATGCACGTTCCGGTGGAGGCCGCGAAGAAGTACGCGATCGACGACGTCACGGCCGCCCCGGTGGGCGAGACCGGCGGCGACAGCTGA